Proteins from one Chitinophaga oryzae genomic window:
- a CDS encoding patatin-like phospholipase family protein, whose product MTKTALVLGGGGARCAFAIGVVRYLQQHYPDKSFDIICGTSTGSLIALLTAIDDAALAEKIFTTNVTQDFFSTNHAIQRLANNQLSLYNIIPLLHKINAIVTEERYRQLMAAPRELYIATRSLQTGSNIYFSNREYNGNGYTTKRLSDVHMLRDAMVASFMQPAFMPPIDITGEGQPLQQLTDGGGPLYAPVKLAIDRGATDIYVVLHTPVAQEEYPMQFKNLVDVLERTMDWGTINMSEGDIAVPVVYNHSLRYLDAIQRRLQAAGVPPDTIQQCFDIPEAAPFRGKKILNLHVIRPDAPVTAGMGGLEFINRAIRNMIADGEAKARETITNYELRITN is encoded by the coding sequence ATGACGAAAACAGCATTAGTATTGGGAGGAGGCGGCGCCCGTTGCGCCTTTGCCATAGGAGTGGTCAGATATCTTCAGCAACATTACCCGGACAAGTCATTCGACATCATTTGCGGTACCAGCACCGGCTCACTGATCGCCCTGCTGACAGCTATCGACGACGCAGCACTGGCAGAAAAGATCTTTACCACCAATGTCACACAGGATTTCTTTTCCACCAACCACGCTATCCAGCGGCTGGCCAACAATCAGCTGTCACTGTACAACATTATTCCCCTGCTGCACAAGATCAACGCCATCGTTACGGAAGAACGCTACCGCCAGCTGATGGCCGCTCCCCGCGAACTGTATATCGCCACCAGGAGCCTGCAAACAGGAAGCAACATTTATTTCTCCAACCGGGAGTATAACGGCAACGGTTATACGACAAAAAGACTGAGCGATGTACACATGCTGCGCGACGCCATGGTAGCCTCTTTTATGCAACCGGCATTTATGCCGCCCATAGATATTACCGGGGAAGGCCAACCGCTGCAGCAACTTACAGACGGCGGCGGTCCTTTGTACGCTCCTGTAAAACTTGCCATAGACCGCGGCGCCACGGATATCTACGTTGTATTGCACACGCCGGTAGCACAGGAAGAATACCCTATGCAGTTCAAAAACCTGGTGGACGTACTGGAACGTACCATGGACTGGGGCACCATCAATATGTCCGAAGGAGACATTGCCGTTCCCGTGGTGTACAACCACTCGCTCCGCTACCTGGATGCGATTCAACGCAGACTGCAGGCCGCCGGTGTCCCCCCGGATACCATTCAACAGTGTTTTGATATACCGGAAGCGGCCCCTTTCAGGGGAAAGAAAATACTGAACCTGCACGTGATCAGGCCGGATGCGCCTGTAACGGCCGGGATGGGCGGGCTGGAATTCATTAACCGCGCCATCAGGAACATGATCGCCGACGGGGAAGCGAAAGCCAGAGAAACAATTACGAATTACGAATTACGAATTACAAATTGA
- a CDS encoding DinB family protein yields the protein MYLNQHEIHSQINSSFDHFVDFVQTLPDQRFTATPYGKWSAGQQLQHLIKSSRPVATAMGYPKILLRYFGASRQPSRSYSTLVEDYRQVLAHGAKSTLTYLPGVIYSAQRPVLIQAFLKQKERLLENLGKWSESDLDKYRLPHPLLGKITMREMLYFTAYHTEHHLEQLKFHELQRHNWENQLQQLIF from the coding sequence ATGTACCTGAACCAGCATGAGATCCATTCTCAGATAAATAGCAGTTTCGATCATTTTGTTGATTTCGTACAGACATTACCGGATCAACGCTTTACCGCCACGCCTTATGGCAAATGGTCCGCCGGACAACAACTTCAACATCTCATCAAATCGTCCCGGCCGGTAGCTACCGCCATGGGCTATCCGAAAATACTGCTGCGCTACTTCGGCGCCAGCCGGCAGCCCTCCCGCTCTTATTCAACACTGGTGGAAGACTACCGCCAGGTGCTGGCCCACGGCGCCAAGTCTACCCTTACTTATCTGCCCGGCGTTATCTATAGCGCCCAGCGCCCCGTACTCATACAGGCTTTTCTCAAACAAAAGGAAAGACTGCTGGAAAATCTCGGGAAATGGTCTGAAAGCGATCTTGATAAGTATCGCCTGCCACATCCCCTGCTCGGCAAAATCACCATGCGGGAAATGTTGTATTTCACCGCCTATCATACGGAACACCATCTCGAACAGCTGAAATTCCATGAATTACAGCGTCATAACTGGGAAAACCAGTTACAACAACTCATATTTTAA
- a CDS encoding RNA polymerase sigma factor: MKQLLLTNSMMAQEQNDRIQATVKQERKRLLHFIRQRVNNASDAEDILQDVLYQFTEYLRLGSQIDSITGWLFAVTRNRITDWFRKKKETPFTDFTHEIEGEEVLFLPEILADENLQADTPLTRKIISEAITQAIDELPPEQKQVFLQHELEGKSFKEMSEETGVGVNTLLSRKRYAVLYLRERLMELYQELFNN; this comes from the coding sequence ATGAAACAGTTGCTCCTCACAAACAGCATGATGGCCCAAGAGCAAAACGACCGCATACAGGCTACGGTAAAGCAGGAACGCAAGCGTTTACTGCACTTCATCCGGCAGCGTGTTAACAACGCGTCGGATGCGGAGGACATATTGCAGGACGTACTGTATCAATTTACCGAATACCTGCGCCTGGGCAGCCAGATAGACTCCATCACCGGATGGCTGTTTGCTGTGACGCGCAACCGTATCACCGACTGGTTCCGCAAGAAAAAAGAAACACCTTTCACCGACTTTACGCACGAAATTGAAGGAGAGGAAGTCCTTTTCCTGCCGGAAATCCTTGCTGATGAAAACTTACAGGCCGACACCCCGCTGACACGGAAAATCATATCGGAAGCTATTACACAAGCTATCGACGAGCTCCCGCCGGAACAGAAACAGGTTTTCCTGCAGCATGAACTGGAAGGGAAGTCCTTTAAAGAAATGAGCGAAGAAACAGGCGTCGGCGTGAATACGCTGCTGTCCAGGAAACGCTACGCAGTACTGTACCTGCGGGAACGGCTGATGGAACTTTACCAGGAACTATTTAATAACTAA
- the rsmG gene encoding 16S rRNA (guanine(527)-N(7))-methyltransferase RsmG translates to MEIVLKYFSDFTPAQLQQLEALKGLYEEWNGKINVISRKDIDSLYERHVLHSLSIAAIADFQPGTQILDLGTGGGFPGIPLAIFFPEVQFHLVDSIGKKIKVVQGISEALGLKNVTSAHTRAEEIKNRKFDIVVSRAVAPLADLWRWSKPLLKKSAVSGKQFEKGLICLKGGDLAQEISESGVKPRLLELYEIFPEESFREKYIVMVKS, encoded by the coding sequence ATGGAAATTGTTTTAAAGTACTTCAGCGATTTTACGCCTGCACAATTGCAACAGTTGGAAGCCCTGAAAGGATTATATGAGGAATGGAACGGGAAAATCAACGTTATTTCCCGGAAAGACATTGATTCCCTGTATGAGCGGCATGTGCTGCACTCCCTGAGCATAGCGGCCATCGCAGATTTCCAGCCGGGCACCCAGATACTGGACCTGGGTACGGGAGGTGGTTTCCCGGGTATCCCGCTGGCCATCTTTTTCCCGGAAGTACAGTTCCACCTGGTAGACTCCATCGGCAAAAAAATCAAGGTAGTACAGGGCATTTCCGAAGCGCTTGGCCTGAAAAACGTTACCAGCGCGCATACCCGCGCAGAAGAAATTAAAAACCGTAAATTCGATATCGTCGTATCAAGGGCGGTAGCCCCACTGGCCGACCTCTGGCGGTGGAGCAAACCCCTGCTGAAGAAATCGGCCGTGTCCGGCAAGCAGTTCGAAAAGGGGCTGATCTGCCTGAAAGGCGGCGACCTGGCGCAGGAAATCTCCGAAAGCGGCGTGAAACCGCGGCTGCTGGAGCTTTACGAGATTTTTCCGGAAGAAAGCTTCAGGGAAAAATACATCGTGATGGTGAAAAGCTGA
- a CDS encoding glycosyltransferase → MLDNLGEIALYFFATVAGIQTIYYLFVFSRVAFYRRKFDLDQAPGGPFSVIICAKDEELNLQKNLPGVLQQRYHVHHKPEYEVIVVNDNSEDDTKYYLRSIEPGYPHYRHIEIKQAAKFIPGKKYPLSIGLKGAQYDNVLLTDADCKPGSTYWLTLMSQGFENDKEIVLGYGAYHKKPGFLNKVIRYETFFSAMQHLSFAMSGMPYMGVGRNLAYKRELFFRHKGFTSHQHLASGDDDLFVNSAANRKNVGVVIDKQAFTYSEPKLSWKSWFRQKTRHMSTGKHYRFGHKFVLGLFSLTHFLFYPALVFALFFPPPILWYVLGIFAAKVLIQSVITYSAMRRLDESDLFKLSWLMDIFMVLYYIIFTPALMFRSKNKW, encoded by the coding sequence ATGCTTGACAATCTGGGTGAAATTGCCTTATACTTTTTCGCTACCGTAGCAGGAATTCAGACGATCTATTACCTGTTTGTCTTTTCCCGGGTAGCTTTTTATCGTCGTAAGTTTGACCTGGACCAGGCGCCTGGCGGCCCTTTTTCCGTGATCATCTGCGCCAAGGATGAAGAACTTAACCTGCAGAAAAACCTGCCGGGCGTATTGCAGCAGCGTTATCATGTGCACCATAAACCGGAATATGAGGTAATAGTGGTCAACGATAACTCTGAAGACGATACCAAATATTATCTCCGCTCCATAGAGCCGGGTTATCCGCATTACCGGCATATTGAAATCAAACAGGCCGCTAAATTCATCCCCGGGAAAAAATATCCGCTGTCTATCGGCCTGAAAGGCGCCCAGTACGACAACGTACTGCTGACCGACGCCGACTGCAAACCGGGCAGTACCTACTGGCTGACACTGATGAGCCAGGGGTTTGAAAACGACAAGGAAATTGTGCTGGGTTACGGCGCCTATCATAAAAAACCGGGATTCCTGAATAAAGTGATCCGGTACGAGACCTTCTTCAGCGCCATGCAACATCTTTCTTTTGCCATGAGCGGCATGCCCTATATGGGGGTGGGCCGCAACCTGGCTTACAAAAGGGAACTGTTTTTCCGGCATAAGGGTTTCACCAGCCACCAGCACCTGGCCAGCGGTGACGATGACCTGTTCGTCAATTCCGCCGCCAACCGTAAAAACGTAGGGGTGGTGATCGACAAGCAGGCCTTTACCTATTCAGAGCCGAAGCTAAGCTGGAAAAGCTGGTTCAGGCAAAAGACCAGGCATATGTCTACCGGCAAACACTACCGGTTCGGACATAAGTTTGTACTGGGCCTGTTTTCCCTGACGCATTTCCTGTTTTATCCGGCCCTGGTCTTCGCGCTGTTTTTCCCGCCGCCTATCCTGTGGTATGTACTGGGTATCTTCGCGGCCAAAGTGCTCATACAGTCCGTTATCACCTACTCGGCCATGCGCCGGCTCGACGAGAGCGATCTTTTCAAGCTCAGCTGGCTGATGGATATTTTCATGGTGCTGTATTACATCATTTTCACACCGGCACTGATGTTCAGGTCTAAAAACAAATGGTAA
- the tgt gene encoding tRNA guanosine(34) transglycosylase Tgt: MNFELISTDSGSNARAGKITTAHGTIETPIFMPVGTVGSVKAVTQEQVRDDVQAQIILGNTYHLYLRPGLEVLSLAGGLHKFNGWERPILTDSGGYQVFSLAANRKIKEEGVVFQSHIDGSKHLFTPENVMDIQRTIGADIIMAFDECPPYPSEYRYARKSMDLTHRWLDRCIQRLKDTRPAYGHEQTLFPIVQGSTYKDLRKASAEYIASRGAAGNAIGGLSVGEPENEMYEMCGLVTEILPKDKPRYLMGVGTPWNILENIALGVDMFDCVMPTRNGRNGMLFTWNGVINIRNKKWATDFNPIDANSECFATRDYSRAYLRHLFVAGEILGMTLASIHNLAFYLELVKEARRQILAGTFAAWKTGMVQQLKTRL, from the coding sequence GTGAATTTTGAACTGATATCTACAGATAGTGGCAGTAATGCCAGGGCGGGCAAAATTACCACCGCCCATGGTACCATAGAAACGCCGATTTTTATGCCGGTAGGCACAGTGGGCAGCGTGAAAGCCGTTACCCAGGAACAGGTGCGCGATGATGTACAGGCACAGATTATTCTGGGCAATACCTATCATCTTTACCTGCGCCCGGGACTGGAAGTATTGTCACTGGCCGGCGGCCTGCATAAATTCAACGGATGGGAGCGCCCCATCCTGACCGACAGCGGCGGATACCAGGTGTTCTCCCTTGCGGCCAACCGCAAAATCAAGGAGGAAGGGGTGGTATTCCAGTCCCATATCGACGGCTCCAAACACCTGTTTACCCCGGAAAATGTGATGGACATCCAGCGGACCATCGGCGCTGATATTATTATGGCGTTCGACGAATGCCCGCCATACCCGTCAGAATACCGTTACGCCCGTAAATCCATGGACCTGACGCACCGCTGGCTGGACCGCTGTATACAAAGACTTAAAGATACCCGGCCCGCTTACGGCCACGAACAGACGCTGTTCCCCATTGTGCAGGGCAGCACCTATAAAGACCTGCGGAAGGCCTCCGCGGAATATATCGCCTCCCGCGGCGCCGCAGGCAACGCCATTGGCGGACTGAGCGTAGGGGAACCGGAAAATGAGATGTATGAGATGTGCGGACTGGTGACCGAAATCCTGCCCAAAGACAAACCCCGCTATCTCATGGGCGTGGGCACCCCCTGGAATATCCTGGAAAATATCGCTCTCGGCGTGGATATGTTCGACTGTGTGATGCCTACCCGTAACGGCCGTAACGGCATGCTCTTTACCTGGAACGGCGTGATCAACATCCGCAATAAGAAATGGGCGACCGATTTCAATCCTATCGACGCCAACAGCGAATGTTTCGCCACCCGTGACTACTCCCGGGCCTACCTGCGCCACCTGTTTGTAGCCGGCGAAATTTTAGGCATGACATTGGCTAGCATTCACAACCTCGCTTTTTACCTGGAGCTGGTAAAAGAAGCCCGCCGCCAGATCCTGGCCGGTACTTTTGCTGCCTGGAAAACGGGAATGGTGCAGCAACTGAAAACGCGGCTGTAA